TCACCATGAGATAGTAGTTCTCCCAGCCTCCGAATCTTAGAAATTCGGGAAGAAGCGTAAGGCCAATTCCACCCACGACTCCGCCGCTCATGTGTCTTAGGCCACCAACGACTGCCATTGCGACGAAATTCGATGATTCAAAGAATGTGAA
The sequence above is drawn from the Mesotoga infera genome and encodes:
- a CDS encoding branched-chain amino acid ABC transporter permease, yielding FTFFESSNFVAMAVVGGLRHMSGGVVGGIGLTLLPEFLRFGGWENYYLMVTSMIVILIIIFVPMGLGPILETLLRKVFRIKRSNTKTL